One Burkholderia cepacia genomic window carries:
- a CDS encoding TnsA endonuclease N-terminal domain-containing protein gives MTMRPVYASYGNRKSKLKSALGTAAMEWNDPNFEYDEGVQPIVTPEQKKGFHIFDLKPPYPAPSQILLPSHDAFGWPHGNEYTPLLKARTPSMSTRAVMPGFKLDRLHQALSMAELRVMTKLALHPGVLDFREQYGIVDRKAFWRAEAAKTRMQRSKLMTIDVIVTYANPLDFSLKYHGISIKARGYTPTEQELRREARERDAMAERGWTWELIIGDEVSIVEFGNLRLIYGLSAHRNIASLYGAAEQFSKVVIRCSNRGSLDAVLLRVARNTGISLDDAYVRFSAAVTYGFLKVDHRYDLRPANRLELIRDSRRTNQD, from the coding sequence ATGACGATGCGACCGGTCTACGCAAGCTACGGAAATCGCAAATCCAAGCTGAAGTCAGCACTCGGCACTGCTGCAATGGAATGGAACGACCCCAACTTCGAGTACGACGAGGGTGTCCAACCCATCGTCACACCCGAACAGAAGAAGGGATTTCACATCTTCGATTTGAAGCCCCCTTACCCCGCGCCTTCGCAAATTTTGCTTCCATCACACGACGCGTTTGGGTGGCCACACGGAAACGAGTACACGCCACTGCTCAAAGCTCGTACCCCTTCGATGAGCACGCGAGCAGTGATGCCAGGATTCAAGCTGGACCGGCTGCATCAAGCGCTCTCGATGGCCGAGCTACGCGTCATGACGAAGCTGGCACTTCATCCAGGCGTCCTCGACTTCCGAGAGCAATACGGCATCGTCGACCGCAAAGCATTCTGGCGTGCTGAAGCGGCCAAGACGCGTATGCAGCGCTCCAAGCTGATGACCATCGACGTCATTGTGACCTACGCCAACCCGCTCGACTTTAGCCTGAAGTATCACGGAATTTCCATCAAGGCACGGGGGTACACCCCGACCGAGCAGGAGTTGCGTCGCGAAGCGCGCGAGCGAGACGCGATGGCCGAACGGGGTTGGACATGGGAGCTCATCATCGGTGACGAAGTCTCCATCGTCGAGTTTGGCAACTTGCGGCTCATCTACGGCTTGTCAGCCCATCGAAACATCGCCTCTCTGTATGGCGCTGCCGAGCAGTTTTCCAAAGTAGTCATACGATGTAGCAATCGAGGCAGCCTCGACGCGGTCTTACTGCGGGTCGCTCGGAACACCGGCATCAGTCTCGACGACGCATACGTCAGGTTCAGTGCCGCGGTCACATACGGCTTTCTCAAGGTCGACCACCGCTATGACCTTCGACCGGCGAACCGTCTCGAACTCATCCGCGACAGCCGTCGCACGAATCAGGATTAA
- a CDS encoding TniQ family protein has translation MLPSRMGPVIQLLGGNVGSVEDVIQHNMLIPLASRFIPPEDTKSIMSHFIDGPKQGLASKVGMAGPTSGWAKHRLLRCPKCLEEDIGCCGRPFWRRDHLLPGILFCGKHQMPLHVPCDDCLNYTVFPERTLHAGHHCGCGLKPLPEATRLTDAKAEAEIGLARVASLLIESDYLPNFDYRRVADEINLSAVDLGLVQGGEFRPALAREYFSNSPFSALLSRTGIFRSDADTLSEIFKGRRCIRHPITAIAVLKSLAGGWGQVEDRMRGFVRDLANLPVQDVPKTPGYPQKSTQGRFIYYAKWYSQLSVEHPELNHARLMGLLPGAAKKHLTKKRLESAGFDTPTTTNDTRLAGELIVHIEQRSRHLRATGYQRRITKTALLSTFHRPKVFSQRGMTERLIDAWETLERNTEDPAAWRERLKSRNAASKATRTATQRPHGSKASTSTTVDQED, from the coding sequence ATGCTCCCCAGCCGCATGGGGCCGGTCATACAACTGCTGGGAGGAAACGTCGGCTCAGTTGAGGATGTCATCCAACACAACATGTTGATACCTCTTGCATCGCGGTTCATTCCTCCGGAGGACACCAAAAGCATCATGTCGCACTTTATTGATGGCCCCAAGCAGGGGCTTGCATCGAAGGTAGGAATGGCAGGCCCAACCTCTGGTTGGGCCAAACATCGCCTCCTCCGCTGCCCCAAATGCCTCGAAGAAGACATTGGCTGTTGCGGCAGGCCCTTCTGGCGTCGCGACCACCTGCTGCCCGGCATCTTGTTCTGCGGAAAGCATCAGATGCCGTTACATGTACCATGCGACGATTGTTTGAACTACACGGTATTCCCTGAACGCACGTTGCATGCAGGACACCACTGTGGCTGCGGCCTCAAGCCTTTGCCGGAAGCAACTCGGCTAACAGACGCAAAGGCGGAAGCAGAAATCGGCCTGGCACGTGTCGCATCACTTCTCATTGAGTCTGACTACCTCCCGAACTTCGACTACCGTCGCGTCGCTGATGAAATCAACCTCAGCGCTGTCGACCTCGGCCTGGTCCAAGGGGGAGAATTTCGGCCCGCACTGGCGAGGGAATATTTCTCGAACTCTCCGTTCAGCGCCCTCCTCTCAAGAACGGGAATCTTTCGCTCGGATGCCGACACCCTGAGCGAAATCTTCAAGGGGCGTCGTTGCATTCGCCATCCCATCACCGCGATTGCAGTGCTCAAGTCGCTTGCTGGCGGATGGGGCCAAGTGGAAGACCGAATGAGAGGCTTCGTTCGTGACCTTGCAAACTTGCCGGTGCAAGACGTCCCGAAGACTCCGGGTTACCCCCAAAAAAGTACGCAGGGGCGTTTCATTTACTACGCGAAATGGTACAGCCAGCTAAGCGTCGAGCACCCCGAGCTGAACCACGCCAGGCTGATGGGCCTCTTGCCGGGGGCGGCAAAAAAACACCTGACCAAAAAGAGGCTAGAAAGCGCCGGATTTGATACTCCGACTACCACCAACGATACGCGGCTCGCCGGAGAGCTGATTGTCCATATCGAACAGCGGTCGCGTCATCTCCGAGCGACAGGGTATCAGCGGCGCATCACCAAAACCGCGCTCTTGAGTACTTTTCACCGCCCCAAAGTATTCAGTCAGAGAGGGATGACCGAAAGGCTCATCGACGCCTGGGAGACGCTGGAACGAAACACCGAAGACCCCGCCGCGTGGCGTGAACGGTTGAAGTCGAGAAACGCCGCGTCGAAGGCAACACGCACCGCCACTCAACGCCCACATGGGTCGAAAGCCAGCACATCCACCACAGTCGACCAGGAGGACTGA
- a CDS encoding TnsD family Tn7-like transposition protein translates to MHESSTLEILMSSTGGHARADNSLRYAQLSCSVSEVMPREPLWPKTFGLLHEKGYVTERGALRMERLHRDFKKLFSAGFEDERLTHLVTDTSALDLCLQAVRQSGRAAPAPILVLIYCTACDVEALSHLPAPYSAKRPKSEVDGDQRDRYRAQWLAHIGEHPEMTRTQLRKSMPAAWTWLHRHDDEWLSSNQLPKRRPHGGRIQRELPSFLTSAIAHSQVDRREHTGGREPLPSAYQFRLAYGMGDFLFGRITAKSTAVGTVAQLPGRKEVFVRRRVQHAIEQLARQNKPLDIATVARAARLRIATVRAFSFNIESSPHDVTKAPSPGPWPVHRQGRAVPAVSTETQSCIQTQPITDERVDAPQPHGAGHTTAGRKRRLS, encoded by the coding sequence ACGAGCTGACAACTCACTCCGCTACGCTCAGCTTTCGTGCTCGGTGAGCGAGGTCATGCCGCGTGAACCGCTCTGGCCGAAGACGTTCGGATTGCTGCACGAGAAAGGGTACGTGACCGAGCGCGGCGCGCTTCGAATGGAGCGACTGCACCGGGACTTCAAAAAGCTGTTCTCCGCAGGGTTCGAAGACGAAAGGCTCACGCATCTAGTGACCGACACAAGTGCTCTCGACTTGTGCCTTCAGGCCGTACGCCAGAGTGGCCGCGCAGCACCTGCGCCGATTCTCGTGCTCATCTACTGCACTGCCTGCGACGTAGAGGCTCTCTCGCATCTGCCGGCCCCATATTCTGCAAAACGGCCGAAATCAGAGGTCGATGGCGACCAGCGAGACCGCTACCGTGCTCAGTGGCTCGCACACATCGGCGAGCATCCCGAGATGACGCGAACCCAATTGCGCAAGTCCATGCCGGCTGCGTGGACCTGGCTGCATCGTCATGACGATGAATGGCTCAGCTCTAACCAACTTCCGAAGCGCCGACCTCACGGAGGCCGGATTCAACGCGAGCTTCCGTCCTTCCTGACGAGCGCCATCGCCCACAGCCAGGTCGACAGGCGCGAGCACACCGGCGGTCGCGAGCCGCTCCCGTCCGCGTACCAATTCCGCCTCGCATACGGCATGGGTGACTTCCTCTTCGGTCGCATCACCGCGAAGTCGACAGCTGTCGGCACCGTAGCGCAGTTGCCGGGACGCAAGGAAGTATTCGTCCGCCGACGCGTGCAGCACGCAATCGAACAGCTTGCGCGCCAAAACAAACCGCTCGACATCGCCACTGTCGCGCGTGCAGCACGACTGCGCATCGCGACCGTCCGAGCCTTCAGCTTCAACATCGAATCCTCACCGCATGACGTCACGAAAGCTCCATCGCCCGGCCCTTGGCCTGTCCATCGTCAAGGGAGAGCTGTTCCCGCTGTATCTACGGAGACTCAGAGCTGTATCCAAACACAACCTATCACCGACGAACGTGTGGATGCTCCCCAGCCGCATGGGGCCGGTCATACAACTGCTGGGAGGAAACGTCGGCTCAGTTGA